A genome region from Arachis duranensis cultivar V14167 chromosome 8, aradu.V14167.gnm2.J7QH, whole genome shotgun sequence includes the following:
- the LOC107463439 gene encoding uncharacterized protein LOC107463439 encodes MVERGDLSLPMQRDCLIHYFKCLCMVEPLFTAISSDADSELINFVWYDAFYSEHNNEVSSQPNSIQLEMAAVVFNLGAVCSQIGASSDRTTALGRHLAMDAFNAAAIFFLKLWKDLVKDVSATLDLTLLFVESLHCLFSAQALELKSQQQLKDNSSSAFEKYRCAVSFQSPLPLKKSEPLDLYESLRNYFVLKYSESVAKSVEGLLELLNKLRSEMLRDDLSLPLRRDCLILYYKCLCMIEPLFPMTSSSNPPIFVWYNAFNPQQNSSQHNIHLEKASVLFNLGALGSHIALSCDLTTIQGQRIAIDALHDASYWFLLVTHEAEKASATIDLSISCTQMLHEIISTQVADLECNFPHPRYVSVSAGCPVFVLYRKAFDMSTLGPLAETRVQSLIAQHLLLIMRTCLIEFAPSDVTEQFLVGYCKAAQFLTGYRIPVGCQPPCLDLLSKTGPVMIKDGNLVANLSGSDIRIGGDELPGDHSNMAIDQN; translated from the exons ATGGTGGAGCGGGGGGACCTCTCCCTTCCCATGCAACGTGACTGCCTCATCCACTACTTCAAATGCCTCTGCATGGTTGAGCCACTCTTCACCGCTATCTCCTCCGACGCCGATTCCGAACTTATCAACTTTGTCTGGTACGACGCCTTCTACTCTGAGCATAATAATGAAGTCAGCTCGCAGCCCAACAGCATCCAATTGGAGATGGCTGCTGTTGTCTTCAACCTTGGCGCCGTATGCAGCCAGATTGGGGCCTCTTCCGACCGCACCACCGCCCTTGGCCGTCATCTTGCAATGGACGCCTTCAATGCTGCCGCCATATTCTTCTTGAAACTCTGGAAGGATCTCGTCAAGGACGTCTCCGCCACCCTCGACTTGACTCTCCTCTTCGTCGAGAGTCTTCACTGCCTCTTCTCCGCTCAGGCTTTGGAGCTCAAATCACAGCAACAACTCAAAGACAACAGCAGTTCGGCTTTCGAAAAATATAGATGTGCCGTTTCGTTTCAATCG CCGTTGCCTTTGAAGAAGAGTGAGCCGTTGGACCTCTACGAGTCCTTGCGCAATTACTTTGTCCTCAAATACTCTGAGAGTGTGGCAAAGAGTGTAGAAGGCCTTCTCGAATTGCTAAACAAATTGCGTAGTGAAATGCTGCGTGATGACCTCTCTCTACCCTTGCGCCGTGACTGCCTCATCCTCTATTACAAATGCCTTTGCATGATTGAGCCTTTGTTCCCCATGACTTCCTCATCCAACCCACCTATCTTTGTTTGGTACAATGCCTTCAACCCACAACAGAACTCTTCTCAGCACAACATCCATTTGGAGAAGGCCTCTGTTCTCTTCAACCTGGGAGCCCTCGGCTCCCACATTGCTCTCTCCTGCGATCTCACCACCATCCAAGGCCAGCGCATTGCCATAGACGCCTTGCATGATGCTTCATATTGGTTCTTATTAGTAACGCATGAGGCTGAGAAGGCATCTGCCACCATTGACTTGTCAATAAGCTGCACCCAGATGCTGCACGAGATAATAAGCACGCAGGTTGCTGACTTGGAATGCAATTTTCCTCATCCCCGTTATGTATCAGTTTCTGCTGGATGTCCT GTTTTTGTGCTTTATCGGAAAGCTTTTGACATGTCGACATTGGGGCCTTTAGCTGAGACTCGTGTTCAATCCTTGATAGCTCAACATCTTCTGTTGATTATGAGAACCTGCCTTATTGAATTTGCTCCTAGTGATGTCACTGAACAATTTCTTGTAGGGTATTGTAAGGCTGCACAATTTCTTACAGGGTATCGTATTCCAGTGGGATGTCAACCACCATGCTTGGACCTT